A section of the Primulina eburnea isolate SZY01 chromosome 1, ASM2296580v1, whole genome shotgun sequence genome encodes:
- the LOC140830198 gene encoding uncharacterized protein — translation MKWVCFCMLFLFCSCAMSLDSTALLSLIRHWKSVPPSIKLTWISSDSTPCSWVGVHCNRRSSVVGLNLSSLGISGQLGPEVAHLNSLRAIDASNNDFLGSIPQEIGNCSFLEYLDLSGNSFSGEIPESVGNLPRLKYLSIFFNSLTGRIPKALFQSPFLNTVYLSNNMLSGSIPDNVGNTSKLEFLYLGSNQLSGTIPSSIGNCSSLKDLYLNDNLLEGSLPYSLNFLEVLAYLDVSDNNLKDRIPLGMGSFKELQVLVLSNNPFSGRVPPVLGNYSSLTSLAAVNCGLTGPVPSSLGQLTELRLLYLSANLLSGAIPPQLSKCKVLNDLQLYGNRLEGMIPSELGMLNELHTLMLYTNHLSGRIPISVWKIQSLQNLIVYQNNLTGEIPEEIVELKQLRNVSLFDNQFTGALPQGLGINSNLTLLDFTRNYFTGPIPPNLCINKHLRKLLLGQNRFQGSIPSDIGSCITLARLILKQNKLTGILPEFVENPNILFMDLSNNSLSGSIPSSLGNLKNITSIDLSINKFTGRMPSQLGSLVHLEALNLSYNAFEGLLPSSLSDCYKLSSLDVRHNQLNGMIPLSLRTLTELNNLDLSENRFTGGIPEFLFQFKKLSSLHLGANLLGGTISPNIGLEDDAQSLRSLNLSYNGMTGHVPMELGKLTLLEQLDLCFNNLSGSLDALGELHSLLEVNISHNFFIGPVPPTMLKFVITTPSSFVGNPNLCFSCHPEGEFNCVGNSPVPIKSCQLKSSRRGGLRKVDITMVVSVSFLLALILVSGISYVCLQHKAKEQNLPVSAKEGASSLLNQILEATENLKDTYIIGRGAHGTVYKVTLGPDKAYAVKKLGFLGFKGKNTSIVREIETIGKVRHRNLVRLEDFWLRKEYGLILYSYMKNGSLHDVLHETSPPPLLEWNIRYKIALGTAHGLSYLHFDCDPPIIHRDIKPMNILLDADMEPHISDFGIAKLLDQSVASTTSSVIQGTTGYMAPEIAFSTKSSKESDVYAYGVVLLELITRKKVLDPSFGGEMDIVEWVRSMWNTTEDIEKIVDSDLLDGFLDSNIQQQVKLMLLLGLRCTEKEASRRPCMREVVKQLSLANSNSNSNCRSKHKL, via the exons ATGAAATGGGTCTGTTTCTGTATGCTTTTCTTGTTCTGTTCTTGTGCTATGAGTTTGGATTCTACAGCCTTGTTGTCATTGATTAGGCACTGGAAATCAGTGCCTCCATCCATCAAACTCACCTGGATTTCTTCTGATTCCACTCCTTGCTCATGGGTTGGGGTGCATTGTAATCGCCGCAGCTCTGTTGTTGGATTGAACCTGTCTAGCTTGGGGATTTCAGGACAACTGGGGCCAGAAGTGGCGCATTTAAACAGCTTGAGAGCAATTGATGCAAGTAACAATGATTTCTTGGGTTCAATTCCTCAGGAAATAGGCAACTGtagttttcttgaatatttAGATCTATCTGGCAACAGCTTTTCTGGTGAAATCCCAGAAAGTGTGGGAAATTTGCCGAGATTGAAGTAtttaagtattttttttaattctctCACCGGCCGAATTCCTAAAGCCTTGTTTCAAAGTCCATTCTTGAATACAGTTTACCTCAGTAACAACATGCTGAGTGGTTCGATCCCGGACAATGTTGGGAACACGAGTAAGCTTGAATTTCTGTATCTGGGATCCAATCAGTTATCTGGAACTATCCCTTCATCCATAGGGAACTGCAGCTCTTTGAAAGATCTCTACCTAAATGATAATTTGCTAGAAGGTTCACTGCCCTATAGTTTGAACTTTCTCGAGGTTCTTGCGTATTTAGATGTGAGCGATAACAATTTGAAAGACAGGATTCCATTGGGTATGGGTAGTTTCAAAGAATTGCAGGTTCTGGTCTTATCAAACAATCCATTCAGTGGACGTGTTCCACCAGTCTTGGGCAATTACAGCAGTTTGACAAGTCTTGCTGCTGTTAATTGTGGCCTAACCGGACCTGTCCCTTCTTCTCTGGGTCAACTAACTGAGCTGAGGCTGCTTTATTTGTCTGCTAACCTGTTATCTGGAGCAATACCGCCTCAATTAAGTAAATGCAAGGTCTTGAATGACTTGCAGTTGTATGGAAACCGTCTCGAGGGTATGATTCCAAGTGAATTAGGAATGTTAAACGAGCTTCACACACTCATGCTTTATACCAATCATTTGAGTGGACGAATCCCTATCAGTGTGTGGAAGATTCAAAGTCTTCAGAATCTTATTGTGTATCAGAATAATCTTACCGGTGAGATACCAGAAGAAATCGTCGAGTTGAAGCAGTTGAGAAACGTTTCCTTGTTTGACAATCAGTTTACTGGAGCTTTACCTCAAGGACTTGGAATTAATAGTAACTTGACTCTCTTGGACTTCACCAGAAACTACTTCACCGGCCCTATTCCTCCAAACCTTTGCATCAATAAGCATCTGAGGAAGCTTTTATTGGGTCAGAATCGTTTTCAAGGAAGTATCCCTTCTGATATAGGAAGTTGCATTACTTTGGCCAGATTAATACTCAAACAGAATAAGCTTACAGGTATCCTCCCCGAGTTCGTTGAGAATCCAAACATTCTATTCATGGATCTTAGCAATAACAGTTTAAGTGGATCAATACCCTCAAGCTTAGgtaacctcaaaaacataaCCTCTATAGATTTATCCATCAATAAATTCACAGGTCGTATGCCCTCTCAGCTAGGAAGCCTTGTTCATCTAGAGGCATTAAATCTGTCTTACAATGCTTTTGAAGGTTTGCTTCCATCATCTTTATCGGATTGTTATAAATTGTCAAGCCTTGATGTTAGGCATAATCAGTTAAATGGCATGATTCCCCTCAGCCTAAGAACCCTCACGGAACTAAACAACTTGGATCTTAGCGAGAACCGATTCACTGGGGGAATTCCAGAATTTTTGTTTCAGTTTAAAAAGCTTTCTTCTTTGCATCTTGGCGCAAACTTATTAGGTGGGACCATTAGTCCTAACATTGGTTTGGAAGATGATGCTCAAAGCCTTAGATCTTTGAATTTGAGCTATAATGGAATGACAGGTCATGTTCCTATGGAACTGGGAAAATTAACACTACTGGAACAATTAGATTTATGTTTTAATAATCTGTCTGGAAGCCTGGACGCCCTTGGTGAACTACATTCTTTGCTTGAGGTCAACATTTCCCACAATTTTTTCATCGGTCCCGTGCCACCTACAATGTTGAAATTTGTTATCACAACTCCATCATCTTTTGTGGGCAACCCAAACCTCTGTTTCAGTTGTCATCCTGAAGGTGAATTCAATTGCGTAGGAAACAGCCCTGTCCCCATCAAATCTTGTCAGCTGAAATCGAGTAGACGAGGTGGCCTCAGGAAAGTTGATATCACTATGGTAGTTTCAGTATCATTCCTCTTGGCATTGATTCTGGTTTCTGGAATTTCTTACGTGTGTTTGCAGCACAAAGCTAAGGAACAGAATTTGCCAGTCTCCGCCAAAGAAGGTGCTTCCTCACTGCTGAATCAAATTTTGGAAGCCACAGAGAACCTCAAAGATACATATATTATTGGGAGGGGAGCACATGGAACGGTATACAAGGTGACACTGGGTCCGGATAAAGCGTATGCTGTGAAGAAGCTTGGATTTTTGGGGTTCAAGGGGAAAAATACCAGCATTGTTAGAGAAATAGAGACCATCGGGAAGGTCAGACATCGTAATCTTGTGAGACTCGAAGATTTTTGGTTGAGAAAGGAGTACGGGTTAATCTTGTATAGTTACATGAAAAATGGAAGTCTTCATGATGTTTTGCATGAAACAAGTCCTCCACCGTTGCTGGAGTGGAACATTCGATACAAGATCGCCCTTGGCACTGCCCATGGACTATCGTATCTCCATTTCGACTGTGATCCTCCCATCATCCACCGAGATATCAAACCGATGAACATTTTACTGGATGCAGATATGGAGCCTCATATCTCGGATTTTGGCATTGCCAAGCTCTTGGATCAGTCTGTTGCTTCAACTACATCGAGCGTGATCCAGGGAACCACTGGCTATATGGCTCCAG aaatTGCCTTCTCCACCAAAAGTAGCAAGGAGTCTGATGTCTATGCTTATGGCGTCGTTTTGTTGGAACTGATAACCAGAAAGAAGGTTTTAGATCCATCGTTTGGTGGGGAAATGGATATTGTGGAGTGGGTAAGATCCATGTGGAACACAACAGAAGATATAGAGAAGATTGTAGATTCAGACCTGTTGGATGGATTCTTGGATTCAAATATACAGCAGCAAGTAAAGCTCATGCTTTTATTAGGCTTGAGATGTACCGAAAAGGAGGCAAGCCGGAGACCATGTATGAGAGAAGTTGTGAAGCAACTATCACTAGCCAATTCCAATTCCAATTCCAATTGCAGAAGCAAACACAAGCTCTGA